A single region of the Lentimicrobiaceae bacterium genome encodes:
- the rlmD gene encoding 23S rRNA (uracil(1939)-C(5))-methyltransferase RlmD: protein MGRKEKGAPLILEQVEILDAGAEGKAIARHNDMVIFVPFVVPGDVCDIRIVARKRRFFEGRAVKFHHFSDKRIEPVCSHFGICGGCRWQSMDYQQQLFYKQKQVSDNFSRIGHLEYPEIRPILASPVTEFYRNKLEYTFSDFRWLTEEEMNMAPEERDMDALGFHIPGMFDRVIDIEKCYLQPEPSNRIRLELKKFAKQQGLSFFNVRTFTGDLRNVIIRNTNTGDLMVIMVFGVDEADKVKLVMNFLEENFLMITSLYYVINLKQNDSISDLEPVLWKGEAFMTEKMENLHFRIGPLSFFQTNSRQALELYRVARSFANLQGGELVYDLYTGTGTIANFVADKASKVIGIEYVEPAVKEAALNSEMNNITNTAFYAGDLVKVLTPEFIEANGRPDVIITDPPRAGMHEKVVLRIMEAAPAKIVYVSCNPATQARDISLMAEKYKITAVQPVDMFPHTHHVENVCLLELK, encoded by the coding sequence ATGGGAAGAAAAGAAAAAGGAGCTCCGCTCATTCTTGAGCAGGTTGAAATTCTGGATGCCGGAGCCGAAGGTAAAGCCATTGCCAGACATAACGATATGGTGATTTTTGTTCCTTTCGTTGTGCCGGGAGATGTGTGCGATATTAGGATTGTAGCCCGTAAAAGGCGCTTTTTTGAAGGCAGAGCTGTTAAATTTCATCATTTTTCTGATAAACGTATTGAACCGGTATGCAGTCATTTTGGTATTTGCGGAGGATGCAGATGGCAGAGTATGGATTATCAGCAACAGCTCTTTTACAAGCAAAAGCAAGTGTCTGATAATTTTAGCCGTATCGGACATCTTGAATATCCTGAAATCAGGCCTATACTTGCTTCGCCGGTTACAGAGTTTTATCGGAATAAACTGGAATATACATTTTCTGACTTCAGATGGCTTACCGAAGAAGAGATGAATATGGCTCCGGAAGAGCGGGATATGGACGCACTGGGGTTTCATATCCCCGGAATGTTCGACAGGGTGATTGATATTGAGAAATGCTATTTGCAGCCCGAGCCTTCAAACCGGATTCGGCTGGAATTAAAAAAGTTTGCAAAACAGCAAGGCCTCTCATTCTTTAATGTAAGAACCTTTACCGGCGATCTCAGAAATGTAATTATCCGAAATACCAATACAGGAGACCTGATGGTGATTATGGTTTTTGGTGTGGATGAGGCTGATAAAGTTAAACTGGTTATGAATTTTCTGGAGGAGAATTTTCTGATGATTACTTCTTTATATTATGTAATTAATCTGAAACAAAATGACTCCATCAGTGATCTTGAACCGGTTTTGTGGAAAGGAGAAGCCTTTATGACTGAGAAGATGGAAAATCTTCATTTCAGGATTGGGCCCCTGTCATTTTTTCAAACAAATTCACGCCAGGCTCTTGAACTCTACAGGGTTGCACGCAGTTTTGCCAATCTTCAGGGAGGTGAACTGGTCTACGATTTGTATACCGGCACAGGTACTATTGCCAATTTTGTAGCTGATAAGGCTTCTAAAGTAATTGGTATTGAATATGTTGAGCCTGCTGTTAAAGAAGCTGCCTTAAATTCCGAAATGAATAACATCACCAATACTGCATTTTATGCTGGTGATTTGGTAAAAGTACTTACTCCTGAATTTATTGAAGCCAATGGCAGGCCTGATGTGATTATTACTGATCCTCCCCGTGCCGGCATGCACGAAAAGGTGGTCCTGAGAATCATGGAAGCCGCCCCGGCTAAAATTGTTTACGTGAGCTGCAACCCGGCTACTCAGGCACGCGATATCAGCCTGATGGCTGAAAAATATAAAATTACCGCTGTGCAGCCGGTTGATATGTTCCCACATACGCATCATGTGGAGAATGTTTGTTTGCTTGAGCTTAAATAA
- a CDS encoding shikimate kinase, which yields MGKPVFLIGYMGSGKSTTGKKLSKLMGYLFIDLDEEIEKMTGKEIQRIFAEDGEDAFRLLEHSILVSLTSRKNIVISTGGGTPCYYDNMALMNRSGVTVYLKMQPESLAKRLMNAKKQRPLIQGKPEHELPGFIKNHLEKREPFYSSSHLTQKGESLDINDLLKQVREHL from the coding sequence ATGGGCAAACCGGTTTTTCTGATAGGATATATGGGTAGTGGAAAATCTACCACAGGGAAAAAACTTTCAAAGTTAATGGGGTATCTCTTCATTGATTTGGACGAAGAAATTGAAAAAATGACCGGAAAAGAGATACAAAGAATATTTGCCGAAGATGGTGAAGATGCTTTCCGGCTTCTTGAACATTCTATACTTGTGTCGCTTACCTCCAGAAAAAATATTGTTATCTCAACCGGAGGGGGAACTCCCTGCTATTATGACAACATGGCTTTAATGAATCGTTCAGGAGTTACAGTTTACCTGAAAATGCAACCGGAATCTTTAGCAAAAAGGCTGATGAACGCCAAAAAGCAACGGCCGTTGATTCAAGGTAAACCAGAGCATGAATTACCGGGATTTATCAAAAATCATCTTGAGAAAAGAGAACCATTTTACAGTTCGTCGCACCTGACACAAAAAGGAGAAAGCCTTGATATAAATGATTTGCTCAAACAAGTAAGAGAACATTTGTAA
- a CDS encoding RecQ family ATP-dependent DNA helicase gives MSGQTMHQVLSKYWGYSTFRPVQEDIISSVLAGKDTLALLPTGGGKSICFQVPGLMLEGLTLVVTPLIALMKDQVENLRKRGIAAEAIFSGMSARETDLAFNHVLHGSARFLYLSPERLVTEKFLSMLPSMNVSLIAVDEAHCISQWGYDFRPPYLRIAEIRAYLPGIPVLALTATATRKVVADIQNKLRFGQPNVFERSFERKNLAYVVFNEENKHERLLRIVRNVAGTGIVYVRNRRKTREIAEFLIRNKISADYYHAGLTSKERDYKQTSWKNGSSRIMVSTNAFGMGIDKPDVRFVVHLDLPESIEAYFQEAGRAGRDEKKAYAVLLYEKADILDARHNLLLAFPEPDQIRQVYQALGNYYQLAPGTGRDVSFDFEISAFCNQYNLKPYTVFNALKFIEREGMISLNEAAESQSRIIFTARKDDLYRFQVENARFDPLIKMILRSYGGVFTEPVAIHEAELGRRLNTTTEEIIKALHYLNAREVILYMPQRDKPQLTFTSELIRATDLRISPENYLHRKEDAIQRLEAIIDYAVADHQCRSVTLISYFGQSDAGSCGICDVCLQRNKAGLSESDFERIVALIKPALELRYLSMKEMTDICHQISDDKVIKAVTWLVDNNKIDYLEDGTFRWAE, from the coding sequence ATGTCAGGACAAACAATGCATCAGGTATTGTCAAAGTATTGGGGCTATTCAACATTCAGGCCTGTTCAGGAAGATATTATTTCATCCGTATTGGCCGGGAAAGATACGCTTGCACTTTTACCTACCGGAGGTGGCAAGTCTATATGTTTTCAGGTGCCGGGATTAATGTTGGAAGGATTGACTTTGGTTGTAACACCGCTCATTGCTCTGATGAAGGATCAGGTTGAGAATCTGCGAAAGCGGGGGATTGCTGCTGAAGCGATTTTTTCAGGAATGAGTGCACGGGAAACAGATTTGGCTTTTAATCATGTATTGCATGGGTCAGCCCGTTTCCTTTACCTTTCGCCTGAAAGATTGGTTACTGAAAAGTTCCTTTCAATGTTACCCTCAATGAATGTGAGCCTGATTGCGGTAGACGAAGCTCATTGTATTTCGCAATGGGGATATGATTTCAGGCCTCCTTACCTGAGAATTGCAGAAATCAGGGCTTACTTGCCCGGCATACCGGTGCTGGCCCTTACAGCTACAGCTACGCGCAAAGTTGTCGCTGATATTCAGAACAAACTCAGGTTCGGGCAGCCTAATGTTTTTGAGCGCAGTTTCGAACGGAAGAACCTGGCATATGTGGTTTTTAATGAAGAGAACAAGCATGAGCGTTTGTTACGGATTGTAAGAAATGTTGCCGGAACAGGTATCGTTTATGTGCGAAACCGGCGTAAAACCCGCGAAATTGCTGAGTTTTTGATACGTAACAAAATCAGTGCTGATTATTATCATGCAGGGTTAACCTCTAAAGAGAGGGATTATAAGCAGACCAGCTGGAAAAACGGGAGTAGCCGCATTATGGTTTCAACCAATGCTTTTGGTATGGGAATTGATAAACCTGATGTGCGTTTTGTCGTGCATCTCGATTTGCCCGAAAGCATTGAAGCATATTTTCAGGAAGCCGGGCGGGCCGGAAGAGATGAAAAAAAGGCCTATGCAGTGCTTTTGTATGAAAAGGCCGATATTCTCGATGCCAGGCATAATCTATTGCTTGCATTCCCTGAACCAGATCAAATCAGGCAGGTTTACCAGGCCCTTGGTAATTATTATCAACTTGCTCCGGGCACAGGCCGGGATGTTTCCTTTGATTTTGAAATTTCAGCATTTTGCAACCAATATAACCTGAAACCCTATACGGTTTTTAATGCGCTTAAGTTTATTGAACGAGAGGGTATGATTTCATTGAATGAGGCGGCTGAGTCGCAGTCACGGATAATTTTCACAGCCAGAAAGGATGATTTATACCGGTTTCAGGTTGAAAATGCACGATTTGACCCTTTAATAAAAATGATTTTGCGTTCATATGGAGGCGTTTTTACCGAACCTGTTGCCATTCATGAAGCAGAGCTTGGCCGTCGGCTTAATACAACCACGGAGGAAATCATCAAGGCTTTGCACTATCTGAATGCCCGTGAGGTTATATTGTATATGCCTCAGCGCGATAAACCGCAATTAACGTTCACCAGTGAACTGATAAGGGCGACCGACCTGAGGATTTCGCCTGAAAATTATCTTCATCGCAAAGAGGATGCCATTCAGAGGCTTGAGGCAATCATTGATTATGCTGTTGCTGATCATCAATGCCGGAGTGTTACTCTTATTTCCTATTTCGGGCAATCCGATGCCGGTAGCTGCGGTATTTGTGATGTCTGCCTTCAGCGCAACAAGGCCGGGCTGAGCGAGTCTGACTTTGAACGTATTGTTGCATTGATCAAACCCGCTTTAGAGTTGCGATATTTGTCAATGAAAGAGATGACAGATATTTGCCACCAGATAAGCGATGATAAAGTTATAAAAGCCGTTACCTGGCTGGTAGATAATAATAAAATTGATTACCTCGAAGATGGAACATTCAGGTGGGCTGAATAA
- a CDS encoding DNA-3-methyladenine glycosylase codes for MKPLWLKPARAFFAEEDVVLIARRMLGMKLVSKIGGKLTSGIITETEAYAGITDRASHAFGGKRTPRTEVMYGMEGIAYIYLCYGIHALFNVVTNHTDIPHAVLVRGIFPCDGINVMEERIKRAIIKPLKEGNGPGRVTRLLGIDCALNGVDLIENDILWLETCGMEFEESDIFVSHRIGVGYAGADALLPYRFIVNGITAMDRIKKQAGIEK; via the coding sequence ATGAAGCCTCTGTGGCTAAAACCTGCCCGCGCTTTTTTTGCAGAAGAAGATGTGGTGTTGATTGCCCGCCGGATGCTTGGCATGAAACTGGTGAGCAAAATTGGTGGTAAACTCACTTCCGGGATCATTACAGAGACAGAGGCTTATGCAGGTATTACTGACAGGGCATCGCATGCTTTCGGTGGGAAGCGAACGCCCCGGACAGAGGTGATGTATGGCATGGAAGGAATCGCCTATATCTATTTGTGTTATGGAATTCATGCCTTGTTTAATGTCGTAACAAATCATACAGATATTCCGCATGCAGTGCTGGTGAGAGGGATTTTTCCATGCGATGGGATAAATGTGATGGAGGAAAGAATAAAACGCGCCATAATAAAGCCCCTGAAGGAAGGAAATGGGCCGGGAAGGGTTACCAGACTTTTGGGCATTGATTGTGCGTTGAATGGCGTTGATTTGATTGAAAACGATATTTTATGGCTGGAGACCTGCGGAATGGAATTTGAGGAGAGCGATATTTTCGTATCGCATCGGATTGGAGTTGGCTATGCGGGGGCTGATGCCTTGTTGCCCTACCGTTTTATCGTGAATGGAATAACGGCGATGGACAGAATAAAAAAACAGGCCGGCATTGAAAAATGA
- a CDS encoding HU family DNA-binding protein, whose protein sequence is MNKQELIVAIAAESGLTKADSKKALDAFVSATSKSLKKGDRVALVGFGSFSVSKRAARKGRNPQTGKEIKIAAKKVVKFKPGTELSKNVK, encoded by the coding sequence ATGAACAAACAGGAATTGATCGTTGCCATTGCAGCAGAATCAGGACTGACTAAAGCCGACTCAAAAAAAGCATTGGACGCATTTGTATCAGCAACATCAAAAAGCCTTAAAAAAGGCGATCGTGTAGCACTGGTAGGATTTGGCTCTTTTTCAGTATCAAAACGTGCTGCCCGCAAAGGAAGAAACCCTCAGACGGGAAAAGAAATCAAGATTGCAGCTAAAAAAGTTGTAAAATTTAAACCCGGAACAGAACTTTCAAAGAATGTGAAGTAA
- a CDS encoding methionyl-tRNA formyltransferase: MKKNIRIVFMGTPEFAVETLQMITAHKYDIAAVVTVPDKPAGRGLKVRESAVKSFAVKQGIPVLQPANLKDPEFLHQLSRFGANLFIVVAFRKLPEEVWAMPALGTFNLHASLLPQYRGAAPINHAVMNGEDITGVTTFFLNSGIDTGKIILNRALPIEPDETAGELHDRLMKTGAELVIETIESIASGHCQPQDQPVVDSKIKSAPRLFREHTRITWNRPRLDVHNQIRGLSPYPGAWAILKTEKAENEIKILRSSLSEKQDIAEPGHVIISDHTKISVACLDGYIDLKIVQPAGKKSMNSTEFINGLKSTELRFL, translated from the coding sequence ATGAAAAAAAATATTCGTATTGTATTTATGGGAACTCCTGAATTTGCAGTAGAAACCCTGCAAATGATTACAGCGCATAAATATGATATTGCAGCAGTTGTTACAGTCCCCGACAAACCGGCAGGAAGAGGGCTTAAAGTAAGGGAATCAGCTGTTAAATCCTTTGCCGTTAAGCAGGGAATTCCAGTACTGCAACCTGCCAACCTTAAAGACCCTGAATTTCTTCATCAACTCAGCCGGTTCGGAGCCAATTTATTTATTGTTGTCGCTTTCAGAAAACTACCCGAGGAGGTCTGGGCCATGCCTGCGCTGGGCACTTTTAATCTGCATGCCTCACTCCTGCCCCAATACCGTGGTGCTGCGCCAATTAACCATGCGGTGATGAATGGAGAAGACATCACAGGAGTAACTACTTTTTTTCTCAATTCCGGCATTGATACAGGCAAAATTATCTTAAACAGGGCATTGCCCATTGAGCCTGACGAAACAGCCGGCGAACTTCACGACAGACTCATGAAGACCGGAGCCGAATTAGTTATTGAAACCATTGAATCTATAGCTTCCGGACATTGTCAGCCGCAGGATCAGCCTGTAGTTGACAGCAAAATAAAATCAGCGCCCAGACTATTCAGAGAGCACACCAGAATCACATGGAACAGACCCAGGCTGGATGTTCATAATCAAATTCGCGGGCTTAGTCCCTACCCGGGCGCATGGGCTATACTTAAAACTGAAAAAGCCGAGAATGAGATAAAAATCCTCAGGTCATCGCTTTCAGAAAAACAAGACATAGCAGAACCGGGCCATGTTATCATTTCTGACCATACAAAAATTTCAGTAGCATGTCTTGACGGATACATAGATCTGAAAATCGTTCAGCCTGCCGGAAAAAAAAGTATGAATTCAACAGAATTTATTAATGGCCTAAAATCCACTGAATTAAGGTTTTTGTAA
- a CDS encoding tetratricopeptide repeat protein, with protein MAKKTDNTEEKIMAVEEALSKTEVFIEKNQKLLTIILGSIAILVLAYFAFQRFYLIPKEKEAQSQMFMAEKYFEQDSLKLALNGDGMYPGFLQIIDDYGMTKSAKLAHYYSGIILLNEGKYQEAIDHLEKFSIKDVLVAPMAKGAIGDAYMELGKTADAAGYYLKAADLSKNDFTSPVFLQKAAWAFEDAGKKEDALKAYERIRTEYPRSNEARDVEKYVTRLKGI; from the coding sequence ATGGCAAAGAAGACAGACAACACTGAAGAAAAAATCATGGCTGTAGAGGAGGCTCTCAGTAAAACTGAAGTTTTTATCGAAAAAAATCAGAAACTCCTTACCATCATATTGGGTTCAATCGCAATCTTGGTACTTGCCTACTTTGCATTTCAAAGATTTTACCTTATCCCCAAAGAAAAAGAAGCTCAGTCTCAAATGTTTATGGCTGAGAAATACTTTGAGCAAGACTCATTGAAACTTGCATTAAACGGTGATGGAATGTATCCGGGATTCCTCCAGATTATTGATGATTACGGGATGACCAAATCAGCAAAACTGGCACATTATTACAGTGGAATCATTTTACTGAACGAAGGAAAATATCAGGAAGCAATTGACCATCTGGAAAAATTCAGCATTAAGGATGTTTTAGTTGCTCCAATGGCCAAAGGCGCCATAGGTGATGCTTACATGGAATTAGGAAAGACAGCTGATGCTGCCGGATACTACCTGAAGGCTGCAGATTTGTCAAAGAACGATTTCACAAGCCCTGTTTTTCTTCAGAAAGCAGCCTGGGCTTTTGAAGACGCCGGTAAAAAAGAAGATGCACTCAAAGCATATGAACGCATCCGCACCGAATACCCCCGCAGCAACGAAGCACGCGACGTTGAAAAATATGTTACCCGTTTAAAAGGTATTTAA
- a CDS encoding 30S ribosomal protein THX produces MGKGDKKSKRGKIIMGSYGVRRQRKTAVSRVSTAQAGVPEKPAEKPKIKDVEAKAKTTESKPKSPRKPKAEANAEVKDINDVS; encoded by the coding sequence ATGGGAAAAGGAGACAAAAAAAGCAAACGCGGTAAGATTATTATGGGATCTTATGGCGTAAGAAGGCAGCGGAAAACAGCTGTTTCAAGAGTGTCGACAGCACAGGCAGGCGTTCCTGAAAAGCCTGCTGAAAAACCCAAAATAAAGGATGTTGAAGCCAAAGCAAAGACCACTGAGTCTAAACCAAAGTCACCGCGCAAACCGAAGGCAGAGGCTAATGCTGAAGTGAAAGATATAAATGATGTTAGTTGA
- the murD gene encoding UDP-N-acetylmuramoyl-L-alanine--D-glutamate ligase, which produces MKSILKSATNGKRVLILGYGREGKSTLKLLRASCPETDLTVADLNSEIILQNPELNITDIKVISGPGYLEHIHHYDLVIKSPGISLHHAGIQFDPSKISSQTDLFLQAYGSQTVGITGTKGKSTTSSLLYHIFKGYTSNCLLAGNIGIPLFDLVPHITPETRIVCELSSHQLEYISRGPHVAILLNLFQEHLDHYASFYHYQLAKMQIGLKQEKNDAFIFHAADMNIAELLQANKPQSRLFPLHNTEFSKNGVGISGSHIILRYADNERILLPSEPETRLPGPHNLLNIMAASAAASLMNIPAQSIAEGVATFSPLEHRIEFVGVYRNKYYYNDSISTIPEATMAAITTLHKVNTLILGGFDRGIDYSALIQFLADKKDIRLVFTGPAGMRMKKMLDTLSPENATHEMADSFDQAVNIASQLTPEGGICLLSPAASSYDSFKNFEERGRRFKELVSNKSF; this is translated from the coding sequence ATGAAAAGCATTTTAAAATCGGCCACCAACGGGAAAAGAGTGCTCATATTAGGCTACGGACGCGAAGGAAAATCAACACTCAAACTTTTGCGCGCTTCATGTCCGGAAACAGACCTGACAGTTGCCGACCTGAATTCAGAAATCATATTGCAAAACCCTGAGCTTAACATTACTGACATCAAAGTCATTTCAGGCCCCGGATATCTTGAGCATATCCATCATTACGATCTTGTAATAAAATCGCCCGGCATCTCACTTCATCATGCAGGCATACAGTTTGATCCGTCAAAAATCAGTTCTCAAACCGATTTATTTCTACAGGCATATGGCAGTCAAACGGTTGGAATAACCGGCACTAAAGGAAAAAGCACTACATCAAGCCTGCTTTATCATATTTTTAAGGGCTACACCAGCAACTGCCTGCTGGCAGGCAACATTGGCATACCACTATTCGATCTTGTTCCACATATTACGCCTGAAACCCGCATAGTTTGCGAATTATCATCACATCAGCTTGAGTATATCAGCCGGGGGCCCCATGTTGCCATTTTGCTTAACCTTTTTCAGGAACACCTTGACCATTATGCCTCATTCTATCACTATCAACTGGCAAAAATGCAGATTGGCCTGAAACAGGAGAAAAACGACGCCTTTATTTTTCATGCAGCTGACATGAATATTGCAGAATTATTGCAGGCAAACAAGCCCCAAAGCCGGTTATTCCCTTTACACAATACTGAGTTTTCAAAAAACGGAGTTGGCATTTCGGGCAGCCATATCATCCTGCGATACGCTGACAATGAACGCATATTGCTTCCTTCTGAGCCTGAAACCAGATTGCCCGGCCCTCACAATCTGTTGAACATTATGGCGGCTTCAGCTGCTGCAAGCCTGATGAATATTCCTGCACAGTCCATTGCCGAAGGAGTCGCCACTTTCTCTCCCCTGGAACACCGCATTGAATTTGTCGGGGTTTACCGGAATAAATACTACTACAACGATTCCATTTCAACCATTCCTGAAGCAACAATGGCTGCCATAACAACACTCCACAAGGTAAATACGCTTATTCTCGGAGGTTTTGACAGAGGAATTGACTACTCAGCCCTGATACAATTTTTGGCTGACAAAAAAGACATCAGGCTGGTATTTACAGGCCCGGCAGGAATGAGAATGAAAAAAATGCTTGACACGCTCAGCCCAGAAAATGCAACTCATGAAATGGCCGACTCATTCGACCAGGCAGTTAACATCGCTTCACAGTTAACGCCCGAAGGAGGCATCTGTCTCTTATCACCGGCAGCATCAAGTTACGATAGTTTTAAGAACTTCGAAGAGCGGGGTCGCCGGTTTAAAGAACTGGTAAGCAACAAATCATTTTAA
- a CDS encoding YqgE/AlgH family protein, which yields MKPLKIEPLAGRILISVPFLQDFYFKKSVVLLADHSSEGTFGLIINKPVDVRLSDISSEFEDFEAPVFLGGPVKTDSLFFIHTRPDLIDMGVPILEGLYWGGNIETVKELIHEKKISKDEIRFFVGYAGWASKQLDRELEENSWVVSFTDLHQVIQSNPGDLWKQTLRKLGREYALWVHYPADPMMN from the coding sequence ATGAAACCACTAAAAATAGAACCCCTTGCTGGCAGAATATTGATTTCTGTGCCATTTTTGCAGGACTTTTATTTCAAAAAGTCAGTGGTTCTTCTGGCCGATCATAGCAGTGAAGGTACATTCGGGCTTATCATTAACAAACCCGTTGATGTCAGGCTGAGCGACATCTCTTCTGAATTTGAGGATTTTGAAGCTCCTGTTTTTCTTGGGGGGCCTGTTAAAACGGATAGTCTCTTCTTTATTCATACGCGTCCTGACCTTATAGATATGGGCGTTCCGATTCTGGAAGGTTTATACTGGGGCGGTAATATTGAAACGGTGAAGGAGCTGATACATGAAAAGAAAATTTCTAAAGATGAGATTCGCTTTTTTGTTGGGTATGCTGGCTGGGCCTCCAAACAACTTGATCGCGAGCTTGAAGAAAACTCATGGGTCGTTTCTTTTACCGATCTCCACCAGGTAATTCAAAGCAATCCTGGCGATTTATGGAAGCAAACCCTCAGGAAATTAGGAAGAGAATATGCATTGTGGGTTCACTATCCTGCAGACCCTATGATGAATTAA
- a CDS encoding rhomboid family intramembrane serine protease: MIITYLLIALTAVTSLLAFNNRALYDKLLFSPYMISTQRQGYRFFSHALVHADWIHLGVNMFVLLSFGKAVEYYFDVLFGLKGTYFFALLYIGGIAISSTPSYTKYKNDYLYRAVGASGAVSAVVFASIIINPLSPIRFVFIPFDIPAFIFGAMYLAYSAYMSKKGTDNIGHDAHFWGAVFGLSFTIILKPAIFMGFIGQIAQFFGA; encoded by the coding sequence ATGATTATAACCTATTTGCTGATTGCCCTCACTGCGGTGACTTCATTGCTGGCGTTTAATAACCGGGCTCTTTACGATAAATTGCTTTTCAGCCCATACATGATTTCAACTCAACGGCAGGGCTATCGTTTTTTCTCACATGCACTGGTGCATGCCGACTGGATACATCTGGGGGTCAATATGTTTGTACTGCTTTCGTTCGGCAAGGCAGTTGAATATTATTTCGACGTGCTTTTCGGCCTCAAAGGAACTTATTTTTTTGCGCTGCTCTATATTGGCGGAATAGCCATTTCATCAACCCCTTCATATACCAAATATAAAAATGACTACCTATACAGGGCTGTAGGCGCCTCAGGCGCCGTTTCAGCTGTAGTCTTTGCCAGTATCATCATCAATCCGCTGTCGCCTATCAGGTTTGTATTTATCCCCTTTGACATTCCTGCTTTTATTTTCGGAGCCATGTACCTGGCATATTCAGCGTATATGTCGAAAAAAGGCACTGACAATATCGGACATGATGCCCACTTTTGGGGAGCTGTTTTCGGTCTTTCGTTTACGATTATTCTGAAACCAGCAATTTTTATGGGATTTATCGGACAAATTGCACAGTTTTTCGGCGCTTAA
- a CDS encoding TIGR00266 family protein, with protein sequence MADIIDYKIFGDDMQLIEVELDPSEGVRAEVGAMMYMENGIEMQTNTGGGIFKGFKRMLTGDGFFITTFLNNDRIKRRVAFSAPYPGKIIPLELDKLGGEFLCQKDAFLCAANGIDIDIAFTKKIGAGLFGGEGFILQRLSGHGLAFVQAGGAIIQRNLQPGETLHVDTGCLVAFHPSVDYDIRFIGGFKNALFGGEGLFLVKLTGPGTVYLQSLPFSRLADRIVASSRTNREESRGVGGIGGSILGGILGGDKSY encoded by the coding sequence ATGGCAGACATTATTGATTACAAGATATTTGGCGATGACATGCAATTGATTGAGGTAGAGCTCGATCCTTCCGAAGGTGTTCGGGCTGAAGTTGGCGCCATGATGTATATGGAAAATGGCATTGAAATGCAAACCAATACGGGTGGCGGCATTTTCAAAGGATTTAAACGAATGCTTACCGGCGACGGTTTCTTTATAACCACCTTTCTTAACAACGACAGAATTAAGCGCAGAGTAGCTTTTAGCGCACCCTATCCCGGCAAAATAATACCCCTTGAGCTGGACAAACTTGGCGGCGAATTCCTTTGTCAAAAGGACGCATTCCTGTGTGCTGCCAATGGTATTGATATTGACATAGCTTTTACAAAGAAAATAGGTGCCGGACTATTTGGTGGTGAAGGTTTTATACTTCAGCGCCTATCGGGCCATGGCCTTGCTTTTGTTCAGGCCGGTGGCGCTATCATCCAGCGCAACCTTCAGCCCGGCGAAACACTCCATGTCGACACCGGGTGTCTTGTCGCTTTCCACCCTTCGGTTGATTATGACATCCGCTTTATAGGCGGTTTTAAAAATGCACTGTTTGGTGGAGAAGGTCTTTTTTTGGTTAAACTAACCGGCCCCGGCACAGTATACCTGCAAAGTCTTCCGTTTTCACGACTGGCCGACCGGATTGTTGCCTCATCAAGAACAAACAGGGAAGAAAGCCGTGGCGTTGGCGGCATCGGAGGCTCCATTCTGGGTGGTATTCTGGGAGGTGATAAATCTTACTAG